A genomic region of Globicephala melas chromosome 9, mGloMel1.2, whole genome shotgun sequence contains the following coding sequences:
- the LOC115851625 gene encoding translation machinery-associated protein 7-like, with product MSGRKGGKKKPLKQPKKHAKEMDEEDKTFKQKQKEEQKKLQELKAKAAGKGPLATGGIKKSGKN from the coding sequence ATGTCGGGCCGCAAAGGTGGCAAGAAGAAGCCCCTGAAGCAGCCCAAGAAGCATGCCAAGGAGATGGACGAGGAAGATAAGACATTCAAGCAGAAACAGAAGGAGGAGCAAAAGAAACTTCAGGAGCTAAAAGCGAAGGCCGCTGGGAAAGGCCCCCTGGCCACAGGAGGAATTAAGAAATCTGGCAAAAACTAA